The following proteins come from a genomic window of Microcoleus sp. AS-A8:
- a CDS encoding M23 family metallopeptidase, protein MNIKHSASTVAFATLVAFSGLGVNLQNASLQPQQAIAQTTNCNEVRPVTPFSAAAAPEGVNVRSSPNIRPDNIIGALGPNESRVFNAYTYGDAVNDIWLSQPGAPVPDARWYKLQDQIQGQDGWVASGVVYGNPNPSPPRLCSSSGGQVDMEGLKKLLFRNTPVSVTGRYGQSLQIWCRFYRGCMHPALDFAPNSGRIGDPIYSPVDGVVIARNDFYGIVAVYNQKANITFFFNHMNSATVSVNSTVTKGQQVGTIGTKGFSTGPHLHFEARLGRQTYVATDINQTMNPVDAVNLANQ, encoded by the coding sequence ATGAACATCAAACATTCAGCATCAACGGTTGCCTTTGCTACACTTGTTGCCTTCAGTGGACTGGGTGTAAACCTACAAAATGCCAGTCTTCAGCCACAGCAAGCGATTGCCCAAACCACAAATTGTAACGAGGTTCGTCCAGTTACCCCCTTCTCTGCCGCCGCTGCCCCAGAGGGTGTAAATGTGCGCTCTTCACCAAATATCAGACCTGACAACATTATTGGTGCTTTAGGGCCAAACGAAAGTCGCGTTTTTAATGCCTATACTTATGGCGATGCTGTCAATGATATCTGGCTTTCCCAACCCGGAGCACCTGTACCCGATGCCCGTTGGTACAAACTCCAAGACCAAATCCAAGGACAAGATGGCTGGGTTGCCAGTGGCGTCGTCTATGGCAACCCCAATCCCTCACCGCCGCGACTGTGTTCTAGCAGTGGGGGACAGGTGGATATGGAAGGACTCAAAAAACTGCTGTTCAGAAATACCCCGGTTAGCGTCACGGGCAGGTACGGACAATCCCTGCAAATTTGGTGTCGGTTTTACCGAGGCTGTATGCACCCAGCGCTTGATTTTGCACCGAACTCTGGTCGAATTGGCGACCCCATCTACTCTCCCGTTGATGGAGTGGTGATTGCCAGAAATGATTTCTACGGAATTGTGGCTGTTTATAACCAGAAGGCAAACATCACCTTCTTTTTCAATCACATGAACTCAGCCACGGTAAGCGTCAATAGCACCGTGACGAAAGGGCAACAAGTGGGAACGATAGGAACCAAAGGATTCTCGACTGGCCCTCACCTCCATTTTGAAGCGCGTCTGGGGCGGCAGACATACGTAGCCACAGACATCAATCAGACAATGAACCCTGTGGATGCGGTTAATCTTGCCAATCAATAA
- a CDS encoding WYL domain-containing protein, with protein sequence MPKKPQPHPYADRLSFERLLLLIATLVQYPGIGSPDSYESSLQKKHHEALEAVQTQLRLVATAIGINFPEGYPALATIRKDLQTLRDYGILDRRMYRWGYYLGTGAMSKDQLKVVFNALTSQAEYQGDPQVRQIYQTLERRLRGLNLEEQEDFFYPVRAYLNRPIIYTDPDEMIAKGKKRPSLCHCLETVENAIAQGQIIELYRHAEPYQQQTGYLQVYPLQLFYHDIAWYLLYEEARTPHLYAESEIQHLEVERLDRFKDHCRIVEQQGRGQKAQLQSLKLAQKLMNIGWGIFLGEPQEQQLERLGQLRLEEVKVRFFHPATTFILEGECRHPSQRIRPGKKKNSGEYEEVDYIVKLPRRSFHELTRWVYRYMGNAQVISPQDLVEKHRQAAQALAARYS encoded by the coding sequence ATGCCAAAGAAACCCCAACCTCACCCCTACGCCGATCGCCTTTCGTTTGAACGCCTCCTGCTGCTGATTGCCACCTTAGTCCAGTATCCCGGCATCGGTAGCCCGGATTCATACGAATCTTCATTGCAGAAAAAACACCACGAAGCGTTAGAAGCAGTACAAACCCAACTGCGACTTGTCGCCACAGCCATAGGAATAAACTTCCCAGAGGGATATCCCGCCCTAGCCACCATTCGCAAAGACTTGCAAACTCTCCGCGACTACGGCATTTTAGATCGCCGCATGTATCGCTGGGGCTATTACCTCGGCACTGGGGCAATGAGCAAAGACCAATTAAAAGTGGTTTTCAACGCCCTTACTTCCCAAGCCGAGTATCAAGGCGATCCCCAAGTACGACAGATTTATCAAACCTTGGAACGTCGATTGCGGGGGTTAAACCTGGAAGAACAAGAAGATTTCTTTTATCCAGTTCGCGCTTACCTAAACCGTCCCATCATCTATACCGACCCGGATGAGATGATAGCCAAAGGGAAAAAACGTCCTTCCCTATGTCACTGTTTGGAAACGGTAGAAAATGCGATCGCACAGGGTCAAATCATTGAACTGTACCGCCACGCGGAACCCTATCAACAGCAGACTGGCTACCTGCAAGTTTACCCGTTGCAATTGTTTTATCATGATATCGCCTGGTATCTTCTTTACGAAGAAGCCCGAACGCCGCATTTATACGCAGAATCTGAAATCCAACATCTAGAAGTCGAACGATTAGACCGTTTCAAAGACCATTGCCGAATTGTTGAACAGCAAGGACGAGGGCAAAAAGCTCAACTCCAAAGTCTCAAACTCGCGCAAAAATTAATGAATATCGGCTGGGGTATTTTCCTGGGAGAACCCCAAGAGCAGCAATTAGAGCGGCTGGGACAGTTACGATTAGAAGAAGTGAAAGTAAGATTCTTCCACCCAGCGACAACCTTTATTTTAGAAGGGGAATGCCGCCATCCCAGCCAAAGGATTCGCCCTGGAAAGAAAAAAAACTCTGGGGAATATGAAGAAGTCGATTACATCGTAAAGCTCCCCCGTCGTTCCTTTCATGAATTGACCCGCTGGGTTTACCGATATATGGGTAATGCCCAAGTGATCTCGCCGCAGGATTTAGTCGAAAAGCACCGTCAAGCCGCTCAAGCTTTAGCTGCACGCTATAGTTAG
- a CDS encoding type III-B CRISPR-associated protein Cas10/Cmr2 — protein MSEAFWQAKIRGLVYNLDLSALNQYTGNRAEPFFRALEAIAPLATTVASPSPSDISHVADLITDASDRAVLNAAHRHFNANDSNVLNTVLGQTNAQALTVSHLLSGKKLAISPQLPTQLNSGEFHLPLPPDNIDSQQLFWWLWRCLPQAICEHDQSLMLVPAAASLPDASVWSHASLRAAIAGTLATYGRTPTQRQQHSTAQDLTPRPYLAIFSFTPVQELIKASRKMRDFWAGSWLLHYLSAKVCWKLALAYGPDSLIYPSLYQQPLIDQWLRREYQGFDQWIDEPSPRALLTAGFPNVIVAVLPKGEVKAAMQTAKQTLYSEWLKLGDLVFDELKGRHWTRKLRKESRTWEGWLKTQWQPYWTALPLGKEGRELTEQAVLDEKEDHRKYHWIKDHNQACNLAEEEAKLFHLDEFDFVKAVKTLPQLHADSSVSVNVGSWWPYVFDQLRFGLSAVKNARTWDIPTAFSPRSTISGIGPVVYPDSNEYQPKGKNQHRPIAERDTKDFWQNHAGLFDGIEQLNATETLKRGIHLILPNPEVLGLQGQALNLSYPDLTAGVAGYLKADFPKNKSQTERIEHFQEVCESVLNQLDEFPEGKRKALEDMKWGIPWIEQHQDIDLRSYPSRLLNAGWLVADLEIPDESKPDYRTQLQRHIAQYYPKNNPADWYVLAAGDGDGMSRWLKGLPLQNYQNYILEDYQPSTLSNPSDREAQRVNKAFEQLKLLQKRMGPSTHNALSRALLDFSNQLLPYLTEQRYAGRLIYGGGDDVLAYINLWEWDSWLWDVRQCFRGAEDKEQQEFKNDGDYWQWQKGNLPKDFPTRPLFTMGSEATISFGIVIAHHSVPLAIAIENLWEAEKDGAKEHYCPGLKDSTKNAVQVRVLYGNGNSLKATSKFEAFNEWRSLLYSPVDAALFEQAAQIWSQHPAPQSDAIAPWTQAFCNRRDIFKGNEQAKKDFQQSLKQFLCALQAMTQEEDRDREIQNWLKLAAFVLRKREIDIR, from the coding sequence GTGTCCGAAGCATTTTGGCAAGCCAAAATACGGGGATTGGTTTACAATCTCGACCTCAGCGCCTTAAACCAATACACTGGGAATCGGGCAGAACCCTTCTTCAGAGCTTTAGAAGCAATCGCCCCGCTAGCAACAACAGTAGCCTCGCCCAGTCCATCAGACATTAGTCATGTTGCTGATTTAATTACCGATGCCAGCGATCGCGCCGTTCTCAATGCTGCCCATCGGCACTTCAATGCCAACGACAGCAACGTTCTAAATACCGTACTGGGACAAACGAACGCCCAGGCACTAACGGTATCGCACCTACTCTCAGGGAAAAAACTTGCCATTTCTCCTCAGCTACCCACTCAACTAAATAGCGGAGAATTCCATCTCCCTTTACCTCCAGACAACATAGACAGCCAACAACTTTTTTGGTGGCTGTGGCGCTGCTTGCCTCAAGCTATTTGCGAACACGACCAATCCCTGATGCTAGTCCCCGCTGCTGCCAGTTTGCCCGACGCTTCGGTGTGGAGTCACGCCAGTTTGCGTGCAGCGATCGCAGGAACCTTAGCCACTTACGGACGTACCCCAACCCAGAGACAGCAGCACTCAACAGCCCAAGACTTAACCCCCCGTCCTTATCTGGCAATTTTCAGTTTTACCCCAGTGCAGGAACTAATCAAAGCCAGTCGTAAAATGCGCGACTTCTGGGCAGGTTCTTGGTTACTGCACTACCTTTCTGCCAAAGTCTGCTGGAAACTGGCGTTAGCCTACGGACCCGATAGCCTAATTTATCCCAGCCTCTACCAACAGCCCCTCATTGACCAGTGGCTGCGGCGGGAGTATCAAGGCTTTGACCAGTGGATAGACGAACCGAGTCCTCGCGCCCTACTTACTGCTGGCTTTCCCAATGTCATTGTCGCTGTTCTTCCCAAAGGCGAGGTCAAAGCCGCTATGCAGACTGCAAAACAAACGCTGTACAGTGAATGGTTAAAACTGGGCGACCTGGTGTTTGACGAACTCAAAGGGCGACACTGGACGAGAAAGTTGCGAAAAGAAAGCCGAACTTGGGAGGGTTGGCTCAAGACACAGTGGCAGCCCTACTGGACAGCCTTGCCCTTGGGGAAAGAAGGCAGAGAATTGACGGAACAAGCCGTTTTAGACGAAAAAGAAGACCACAGAAAATACCACTGGATTAAAGACCACAATCAAGCTTGCAACTTGGCAGAGGAAGAGGCAAAGCTGTTTCACCTTGATGAATTTGACTTCGTAAAAGCTGTTAAAACCCTACCCCAGCTCCATGCCGACTCATCGGTTAGCGTCAATGTGGGTTCCTGGTGGCCCTACGTCTTCGACCAATTGCGCTTTGGTCTGTCTGCCGTCAAAAATGCCCGCACTTGGGACATTCCCACCGCCTTCAGTCCTCGTTCTACCATTTCGGGTATCGGACCCGTCGTTTACCCCGACTCTAACGAATATCAACCCAAAGGAAAGAACCAGCACCGCCCGATTGCAGAAAGAGACACCAAGGATTTTTGGCAGAACCACGCTGGACTGTTTGACGGCATCGAACAACTCAACGCCACGGAAACCCTTAAGCGGGGCATTCATCTGATTTTGCCAAACCCAGAGGTATTAGGTCTACAGGGACAAGCTCTCAACCTTTCCTATCCCGATTTGACGGCTGGTGTGGCAGGTTACTTAAAAGCAGACTTCCCTAAGAATAAGTCTCAAACCGAGCGCATTGAACACTTCCAAGAGGTTTGCGAATCCGTTCTCAATCAGTTGGATGAATTCCCAGAGGGGAAAAGGAAAGCTCTGGAAGACATGAAATGGGGCATCCCTTGGATTGAACAGCATCAAGACATTGATTTGCGTTCTTACCCCTCTCGCCTGCTCAATGCTGGATGGTTGGTTGCTGACTTGGAAATTCCAGACGAGAGTAAACCCGACTATCGCACCCAACTCCAGCGTCACATCGCTCAGTACTACCCCAAGAACAACCCTGCCGATTGGTATGTCTTAGCCGCTGGTGATGGAGATGGGATGAGCAGATGGCTTAAGGGCTTACCTCTGCAAAATTATCAGAACTATATACTTGAGGACTATCAGCCATCAACTTTATCCAATCCCTCTGACCGAGAAGCTCAACGGGTCAATAAGGCTTTTGAACAACTCAAGCTGTTACAAAAGCGCATGGGTCCGTCTACCCACAACGCTCTCAGCCGCGCTTTACTAGACTTTTCCAATCAACTGCTCCCTTACCTCACCGAGCAGCGCTATGCCGGACGGCTAATTTACGGGGGTGGCGACGATGTCTTAGCTTATATCAATTTATGGGAATGGGATAGTTGGCTGTGGGATGTGCGCCAGTGCTTCCGGGGGGCTGAAGATAAAGAGCAGCAAGAGTTTAAAAATGATGGGGATTATTGGCAGTGGCAGAAGGGCAACCTCCCGAAAGACTTCCCGACGCGCCCTCTATTTACAATGGGGTCTGAAGCGACGATTAGCTTTGGTATTGTCATCGCTCATCATTCCGTGCCATTGGCGATCGCTATAGAAAATCTTTGGGAAGCAGAGAAAGATGGAGCCAAAGAGCATTACTGCCCTGGTCTCAAAGATTCTACTAAAAATGCCGTGCAGGTAAGAGTTCTCTATGGCAATGGCAACAGCCTGAAAGCGACCAGTAAATTTGAAGCCTTCAACGAGTGGCGATCGCTTCTATATTCTCCTGTAGATGCGGCGTTGTTCGAGCAAGCTGCCCAAATTTGGAGCCAGCACCCAGCACCGCAATCAGACGCGATCGCTCCTTGGACGCAAGCTTTTTGCAACCGTCGTGACATTTTCAAGGGGAACGAGCAAGCTAAGAAAGACTTTCAACAGTCCTTGAAGCAATTTTTGTGCGCTCTACAGGCGATGACTCAGGAAGAGGATCGCGATCGCGAAATTCAGAACTGGCTCAAACTTGCTGCCTTTGTTCTGCGGAAACGAGAGATTGATATTAGATAG
- a CDS encoding RAMP superfamily CRISPR-associated protein, translating to MTDFRIGYLYSLAPIHCGGEGDLGNILEIAREVHTDFPYAPGSSVRGSLRDEVASIQPDGRQMADNLFGKELDREGQMGVHQVWFGDARLLWVPMRTMSMSGGRDVFTWVSCHSLIRDHALLAKLKAVPFPDYPVGTSPGNYMVADAQLEVKNLSPERRNAIALAGNWHPNLAGAVQSTWEANRIVLPDADFQVLMEHSLWTQVRNKIQDAENGAGQAGSAEVFWTDVCIPRDTILYYSWGYSLSQTNPISLNHHNRLLDVLKGLFQVGGQANVGRGWVQGWVADDQPPTGLASPTNQTNTAVSEGVQSSEESASTEQTEATVGV from the coding sequence ATGACTGACTTTCGGATTGGCTATCTATATAGTCTCGCCCCGATTCACTGTGGTGGCGAGGGCGATTTGGGCAATATTTTAGAGATTGCTCGCGAGGTGCATACGGATTTTCCCTATGCCCCTGGCTCCTCAGTGCGGGGAAGTCTCAGGGACGAAGTGGCATCAATTCAGCCAGATGGTCGCCAGATGGCAGATAACTTGTTTGGCAAAGAACTTGATCGTGAGGGCCAGATGGGCGTGCATCAGGTGTGGTTTGGGGATGCGCGTCTGCTGTGGGTTCCCATGCGTACCATGTCGATGAGTGGTGGTCGAGACGTGTTTACCTGGGTAAGCTGTCACTCTCTAATTCGCGACCATGCTTTACTCGCCAAACTGAAGGCTGTGCCGTTTCCCGACTATCCGGTAGGGACTAGTCCTGGCAATTATATGGTGGCTGACGCTCAGTTAGAGGTGAAGAATTTGTCACCCGAACGGAGAAATGCGATCGCGCTTGCGGGTAACTGGCATCCCAATCTAGCAGGCGCAGTTCAATCGACTTGGGAAGCTAATCGCATTGTACTTCCGGATGCTGACTTTCAAGTTCTGATGGAACACTCTCTCTGGACGCAAGTCCGCAACAAAATTCAGGACGCAGAAAATGGCGCGGGGCAAGCAGGTTCAGCAGAAGTGTTTTGGACGGATGTCTGCATTCCTAGGGATACCATCCTTTACTATTCCTGGGGCTACAGTCTATCTCAAACAAATCCTATTTCGCTCAACCATCACAACCGATTGCTGGATGTTCTCAAAGGTTTGTTTCAAGTGGGAGGTCAAGCCAATGTAGGCAGGGGATGGGTACAAGGTTGGGTTGCAGATGATCAGCCTCCTACTGGATTAGCAAGTCCCACCAATCAAACGAATACGGCGGTGAGTGAGGGGGTACAGTCCTCTGAGGAATCGGCTTCAACTGAACAAACCGAAGCAACTGTGGGAGTTTAA
- a CDS encoding CRISPR-associated protein Cmr3, producing MTHWYTLTPLDVLLLRDAKPFTPGERAWAGSVFPPNGHTLAGALRGLLKTSDSLNITGPFFCSNQTLYLPRPLGYVGTIPLVPIDWDEESHLYKALQFDSSQPCPLAKASWKQPPPNPDKDTDKPQIKYRQYLPWNVVLHYLESGQIPDGEWNVKHEGEDKLWKVETRSHNAIEPGTQQVKKADGYFVENAIRLHSGWSLAIGLKQPIPQASATLRLGGEGHRVLIESCEALTQQWDSLEKKSQKNFYKKERSLAYLVTPGVFERWHNDAKNPNIARCRAFPWEWKLTTNGGNLVSFASERQVSIGCRSLLPEKDQPKNSVPSPQVFAAPSGSLYYLKQPEDLFQNQLDAPEKVQRWRQLGYSELLWLPYKPLSK from the coding sequence ATGACTCACTGGTATACCCTCACCCCTCTAGATGTGCTGCTACTGCGAGATGCCAAACCCTTTACACCAGGGGAACGAGCTTGGGCAGGCAGCGTTTTTCCTCCCAACGGTCATACTCTGGCAGGTGCTTTGCGCGGTCTTTTAAAAACCTCAGACTCTCTTAATATTACAGGTCCATTTTTCTGCTCTAATCAAACCCTCTACTTACCCCGTCCCTTGGGATATGTCGGCACTATCCCCCTCGTTCCGATTGACTGGGATGAGGAGTCACACCTCTATAAGGCGCTGCAATTTGATTCGAGTCAGCCTTGTCCGTTAGCCAAGGCGTCTTGGAAACAGCCTCCCCCCAACCCAGATAAAGATACCGACAAACCACAGATAAAGTACCGCCAGTACCTGCCCTGGAATGTCGTCCTTCATTATCTAGAGAGTGGACAAATTCCTGATGGTGAGTGGAACGTCAAACATGAGGGCGAAGACAAGCTCTGGAAAGTGGAAACCCGCTCTCACAATGCTATTGAACCAGGAACTCAGCAAGTTAAAAAAGCAGATGGCTACTTTGTCGAGAATGCAATACGGTTGCACTCAGGATGGAGTTTAGCCATTGGGTTAAAACAACCCATTCCCCAAGCATCTGCTACGCTGCGACTGGGTGGAGAGGGTCATCGAGTACTAATTGAATCGTGTGAGGCTCTCACACAGCAGTGGGACAGCCTGGAAAAAAAGTCTCAGAAGAACTTCTATAAAAAAGAGCGATCGCTTGCCTATCTTGTTACTCCAGGAGTTTTTGAGCGCTGGCACAACGATGCCAAAAATCCCAACATTGCTCGCTGTCGCGCTTTTCCGTGGGAGTGGAAACTCACTACTAATGGGGGAAATCTTGTCAGTTTTGCCAGCGAACGACAAGTTTCAATTGGTTGTCGTAGCCTTTTGCCTGAAAAAGACCAACCCAAGAACAGTGTGCCTTCTCCCCAGGTGTTTGCTGCCCCTTCTGGAAGCCTATATTACCTCAAACAGCCCGAAGACTTGTTCCAAAATCAGCTCGATGCCCCGGAAAAGGTGCAGCGCTGGCGGCAATTAGGTTACTCGGAATTGCTCTGGCTTCCTTACAAACCATTAAGCAAGTGA